In a genomic window of Nilaparvata lugens isolate BPH unplaced genomic scaffold, ASM1435652v1 scaffold5985, whole genome shotgun sequence:
- the LOC111055354 gene encoding serine/threonine-protein kinase RIO2, whose amino-acid sequence MDSQNDGYRLTNSGYDYLALKSLTSREAISSFGNQIGTGKESNVYIVADGEGNTACLKLHRLGRICFRNLKEKRDYHAHRHKASWLYLSRISATKEFAYLKALHERGFPVPKPIDCNRHCVVMQLVDGVPM is encoded by the exons ATGGACTCGCAGA ATGACGGCTATCGTCTAACAAACAGTGGTTATGACTATTTGGCGTTGAAGTCGCTCACCTCCAGAGAAGCCATTTCTTCGTTTGGAAACCAGATCGGCACAGGCAAAGAGTCCAACGTCTATATTGTTGCTGACGGTGAAGGCAATACGGCTTGTCTAAAACTGCACAG ACTGGGCCGCATTTGCTTCCGTAACCTGAAGGAGAAGCGTGACTACCACGCGCACCGGCACAAGGCCTCGTGGCTGTACCTGTCCCGCATCTCGGCCACCAAGGAGTTCGCCTACCTGAAGGCCCTCCACGAGCGCGGCTTCCCTGTCCCCAAGCCTATTGACTGCAACCGGCACTGTGTTGTCATGCAGCTGGTCGATGGAGTTCCCATGTAA